A single genomic interval of Caretta caretta isolate rCarCar2 chromosome 23, rCarCar1.hap1, whole genome shotgun sequence harbors:
- the LOC125629401 gene encoding maestro heat-like repeat-containing protein family member 2A yields the protein MLAKRKEERRPLVPLKPILAWEETRPPRRKSPRKSPQQQQELCVPQPFHADSPSPGNASCFMGPDSQEKETLDYINAFLKGNEQEEAKKLEFLDRVITISRAALMRHPEQNLAAFLCKALLVEKIKELIDLESVDSLTSGVRQQAILAVMELSKVKPLLRGMELSSLLTVCFSSVFSLPPAETNQGVEAALYNNTLNTMDELLKALVCEDEKPNLVVLQNILEVLLPWTASKEVHVRLRAVGRITWLTKFISGQHKFKGVEEFRVLGQLVGCLTLCSAEQEQEICRLAMEGLHHLYASMLRQKCLFQMFGKYFNPSERMDFLLTAIKGMRDTSVHESVAARHMLHVILWVPSPSLERVSEAVTSIYHNLDSISEPLAQQQLLKALVVLGNQYSKEVVTTLLGCSLSCDSVAVEMWRVLTSHPKTAGKVLRELLDRLQERPLRQHHDVSQQEAGVAPLAVGKLQHQLPVIVEQLHEADRDVISNAITVLRDILAGMDRQSASPVAVRVAEKLLPFFHDESSKLRVLSLTLFKHLLELVRGPSRRKMKEHVLRSLVPLLLLLHDERPNVSQVCWDTLRSALEFLRWSQLSAHVQKKELWRGCDCLVACYKGRAETFLCQAMAFVENPQAPIREAAIRFLGLTARQLDQQSQEKLEAICNVLKGLQQDSKSSVRCLALQTTLILNACKKHRPARASLRTLLHRMRLMHTRENPVIEAAQLRE from the exons GTCCCCTTGAAGCCCATCCTTGCCTGGGAGGAGACGAGACCTCCTCGAAGGAAGAGTCCGCGGAAgagcccacagcagcagcaggagctgtgtgtgcctcagcccttccatgCTG ATTCACCATCTCCTGGGAATGCCTCCTGCTTTATGGGGCCAGACTCGCAGGAGAAAGAGACCCTAGACTACATCAACGCCTTTCTCAAGGGCAATGAACAG GAGGAGGCCAAGAAACTTGAATTCTTGGATCGTGTCATCACCATCAGCAGGGCCGCTCTCATGAGGCACCCAGAACAAAACCtggcagcttttctctgcaaagcCCTCCTTGTGGAGAAGATAAAA GAGCTGATTGATCTTGAGTCCGTCGACTCCCTGACCAGCGGGGTGCGTCAGCAAGCGATACTTGCCGTCATGGAGCTGAG CAAAGTGAAGCCACTGCTGCGGGGAATGGAGCTATCCAGCCTGCTCACCGTCTGCTTCTCCAGCgtcttctccctgcctccagcagagACCAACCAAGGCGTGGAGGCTGCTCTATACAACAAC ACTCTGAACACCATGGATGAGCTGCTGAAGGCCTTGGTGTGCGAGGATGAGAAGCCCAACCTTGTGGTGCTGCAAAACATCTTGGAG GTCCTGCTCCCCTGGACCGCATCCAAGGAGGTGCATGTGCGGCTGAGGGCAGTGGGAAGAATCACCTGGCTGACCAAATTCATCTCCGGTCAACACAAATTCAAG GGAGTGGAGGAGTTCAGAGTCCTGGGCCAGCTGGTGGGCTGTCTCACcctgtgcagtgctgagcaggagcaggagatCTGCCGATTGGCGATGGAGGGACTTCACCACCTCTACGCCTCCATGCTGCGGCAAAAAT GTTTGTTTCAGATGTTTGGGAAGTACTTCAACCCATCCGAGCGCATGGACTTCCTCCTCACTGCTATCAAGGGAATGAGAGACACCAGCGTCCATGAGTCGGTGGCGGCCAGGCACATGCTGCATGTGATCCTGTGGGTCCCCAGCCCAAGCTTGGAGAGG GTGTCGGAGGCTGTGACGAGCATCTACCACAACCTGGACTCCATCAGCGAGCCgctggcccagcagcagctgctcaaggCCCTTGTCGTGCTGGGCAACCAGTACAGCAAGGAGGTGGTCACAACCCTGCTGGGCTGCTCGCTGTCATGTGACAG CGTTGCTGTGGAGATGTGGAGGGTGCTGACATCCCACCCCAAGACCGCAGGAAAGGTCCTACGGGAGCTGCTCGACAGGCTGCAGGAACGGCCGCTGCGCCAGCATCACGACGTCTCTCAGCAAGAGGCTGGCGTCGCCCCCTTGGCC gtggggaaactccaGCATCAACTGCCAGTCATTGTGGAGCAGCTACACGAGGCAGACAGGGACGTCATCTCCAACGCCATCACCGTGCTGAGAGACATCCTCGCCGGCATGGACAGGCAGAGCGCCAGCCCCGTGGCTGTGCGAGTGGCTGAGAAACTCCTGCCGTTCTTTCATGAT GAGTCCAGCAAACTCCGGgtgctctccctcaccctctttAAACACCTGCTGGAGCTTGTAAGGGGGCCCAgcaggaggaagatgaaggaGCACGTCCTCCGCAGCCTGGTcccgctgctcctcctcctgcacgATGAGCGTCCCAATGTGTCCCAG GTGTGTTGGGACACCCTCAGGAGTGCTCTGGAATTCCTACGGTGGAGCCAGCTCAGTGCCCATGTCCAGAAAAAGGAGCTTTGGCGAGGCTGTGACTGCCTG gtggcgtGCTACAAGGGGAGGGCAGAAACCTTCCTCTGCCAGGCCATGGCCTTTGTGGAAAACCCGCAGGCTCCCATTAGAGAAGCGGCCATCAGGTTTCTAG ggctGACTGCCCGGCAGCTGGACCAGCAGAGCCAGGAGAAGTTGGAGGCCATCTGCAACG TCCTCAAAGGCTTGCAGCAGGACAGCAAGTCCTCTGTCAGGTGCCTGGCTTTGCAGACCACGCTGATCCTCAATGCCTGCAAGAAACACCGTCCAGCCCGCGCCAGCCTACGGACACTCTTGCACAGGATGAGACTGATGCATACAAGGGAGAACCCAGTCATTGAAGCTGCCCAGCTGCGCGAGTAA